A window of Fictibacillus halophilus contains these coding sequences:
- a CDS encoding NAD(P)-dependent oxidoreductase: MKLCILGATGRVGQYFTKMALQDEIRVSALLRDPEKLPHSILSQISFTKGDVLSKESVTEAMAGCDVVFSGLSTDGANVLSEGMPIIIEAMKKEGISRIITIGTAGILQSRTEPHLLRYQSSESKRKLTRAAEDHQKAFTQLQESGLNWTIVCPTYLPDGEPTGTYRTEKDVLPIDGSKISTGDTAHFAFSLLRKNDFPASRVGIAY, from the coding sequence ATGAAACTATGCATACTAGGTGCGACAGGAAGAGTCGGACAATATTTTACTAAAATGGCGCTCCAGGATGAAATCAGGGTTTCTGCACTTTTACGTGACCCCGAAAAGTTGCCGCACTCTATTTTGAGTCAGATCTCTTTTACAAAAGGAGACGTTCTAAGTAAGGAATCCGTAACTGAAGCCATGGCCGGATGTGATGTCGTTTTCAGCGGTCTATCAACAGACGGAGCTAATGTCCTTTCCGAGGGTATGCCTATAATTATCGAAGCAATGAAAAAGGAAGGCATCTCTCGTATCATCACGATCGGTACAGCAGGCATTTTACAAAGCCGCACAGAACCTCACCTACTTCGCTACCAATCATCTGAATCAAAGCGTAAGTTAACAAGAGCGGCGGAAGATCATCAGAAAGCATTTACTCAACTGCAAGAAAGCGGGCTGAATTGGACGATCGTTTGTCCCACTTATCTGCCAGACGGAGAACCTACTGGCACGTACCGAACGGAAAAAGACGTTTTACCGATCGACGGTTCTAAGATCAGTACCGGAGACACCGCTCATTTTGCGTTCTCTCTTTTAAGAAAGAATGACTTTCCAGCGTCACGTGTAGGAATCGCATATTAA
- a CDS encoding YiiX/YebB-like N1pC/P60 family cysteine hydrolase yields the protein MKKHLVTSVLAFCLAAFSVPSAFAQDQISYKDEILSMQPDLTSAELLSSVQAIAKNTGDTEDALLKQIYEELKQDQTKSKKEKQPSGKIGTMGSSGGTVSVGPSSKGNFYYTASQTAYMNHGHVGMYYSSDVIVESVPETGVRTISTTLRKVDQGDAQVKSVTTSSSNRNNAANWAFSRVGIDAYSYNFVTNRSTSHIGDKNCSKLVWSAYKLNGNLDLDVDGGLGVYPRDVRDAPATQLVRNI from the coding sequence ATGAAAAAACATCTAGTTACTAGTGTTTTAGCATTCTGTCTCGCAGCTTTTTCGGTACCAAGTGCTTTTGCTCAAGATCAAATTTCGTACAAAGATGAAATCCTAAGTATGCAGCCAGATTTAACATCAGCTGAGTTGCTTTCTAGCGTTCAGGCTATCGCAAAAAACACAGGCGATACAGAGGATGCACTTCTTAAACAGATCTACGAAGAATTAAAACAGGATCAAACAAAGAGCAAGAAAGAAAAGCAACCAAGCGGTAAGATCGGCACAATGGGTAGCAGTGGAGGAACCGTTTCTGTTGGACCAAGTTCGAAAGGAAACTTCTATTACACCGCATCTCAAACCGCCTACATGAACCATGGACACGTGGGCATGTATTACTCGAGCGACGTCATTGTTGAATCTGTCCCTGAAACAGGTGTGCGGACGATCTCAACCACATTACGAAAAGTGGATCAAGGAGATGCACAGGTCAAATCTGTTACAACAAGCTCGTCAAACCGTAATAATGCTGCAAACTGGGCGTTTAGCCGCGTTGGCATTGATGCGTATTCTTATAACTTCGTGACCAACCGTTCAACTTCACATATTGGTGATAAGAACTGTTCCAAACTGGTCTGGTCGGCTTATAAATTAAATGGAAACTTAGATTTAGACGTAGATGGCGGGTTAGGTGTTTACCCTCGAGATGTCCGGGATGCACCAGCCACACAGCTCGTCCGGAATATATAA
- a CDS encoding TIGR03943 family putative permease subunit — protein sequence MNKESRDFHTYLRGIILIGFMLLLIGLITTGKLNYYVAPKMHIFVYFAIGILGILGVMQFFRRSDEQHDDACGCGVDHTPKGRPLKHFFIYMIFVIPLLTGFMIPEKAMDSSVAEKRGIRYGTGLYAKPAQKTEEGKVTTTQNIDVEAYLDDPEGYIKEMEKNVKEENPVETYDVTEYYKKFGKEQLAKDKVKVTSDHYLDTMTVLDIYLDKFKGKEIETTGFVYREDGMSENQAVIARFSMNCCSADAVVYGTIIEGDGVSKLKADEWYTVTGTIDETELNKVRLPLVQVESLEKIKPIKDPYVYPSPESLGAY from the coding sequence ATGAATAAAGAGAGTCGAGATTTTCATACGTACTTAAGAGGTATCATCTTAATCGGTTTCATGCTCCTGCTGATCGGATTAATCACAACTGGGAAGCTGAATTATTATGTAGCACCGAAAATGCATATCTTCGTCTATTTTGCGATCGGCATTTTAGGAATTTTAGGTGTGATGCAGTTCTTTAGACGATCGGATGAACAGCATGATGACGCATGTGGATGTGGTGTGGATCATACACCTAAGGGTAGGCCGCTCAAGCATTTCTTTATCTATATGATCTTTGTGATTCCTCTTCTTACAGGGTTCATGATTCCTGAAAAAGCGATGGACAGCTCTGTTGCTGAGAAGCGTGGCATTCGTTACGGAACGGGATTATATGCAAAACCAGCTCAAAAAACGGAAGAAGGTAAAGTAACCACAACACAGAATATTGATGTGGAAGCCTATTTAGATGATCCTGAAGGTTACATTAAAGAGATGGAAAAGAACGTAAAGGAAGAAAATCCGGTCGAGACTTATGATGTAACGGAGTATTATAAAAAGTTCGGAAAAGAACAGTTAGCGAAGGATAAAGTGAAAGTAACATCTGATCACTATCTCGATACGATGACTGTTTTGGATATCTACCTTGATAAGTTCAAAGGAAAAGAAATCGAAACGACAGGATTTGTGTATCGTGAAGACGGAATGAGTGAAAATCAAGCCGTTATTGCGCGCTTTTCAATGAATTGCTGCAGTGCGGATGCCGTGGTATATGGAACCATTATTGAAGGCGATGGAGTATCCAAACTTAAAGCGGATGAATGGTATACCGTTACAGGAACTATTGATGAAACAGAATTGAACAAAGTGCGTCTGCCATTAGTGCAGGTTGAGTCTTTAGAAAAAATTAAGCCAATTAAAGATCCATATGTGTATCCGAGCCCTGAGAGTTTGGGAGCTTATTAA
- a CDS encoding permease: protein MKDLATRDVIRKEMIGLLLLAIFIISFLFMEEIKNDSVFDNLPSSIMHVNTVFLSILIEAVPFILLGVFVSALIQTFVTEQHIQRIIPKNPFLGIGVVLFMGVIFPVCECAIIPVVRRLIKKGLPLHLGTVFLLTVPIVNPVVILSTFYAFRNNMAVVYGRIGLALLVAIIIGLIVYWVFRNKDQLRLHVEHGAHDHSHGITMSRWKQTVYHASDEFFDTGKFLIFGAFLASMFQVFINRNDLLALGGNEWSSTGLMMGLAFLLSICSEADAFIAASFGSTFTVGSIIAFLVYGPMLDVKNMLMMFAYFKTRFVFVLMGLITLTVFAVTMVYQFVV, encoded by the coding sequence ATGAAGGACCTTGCAACAAGAGATGTTATAAGAAAAGAGATGATAGGGCTTTTATTGCTAGCTATCTTTATTATTTCTTTTCTATTTATGGAAGAAATTAAAAATGATTCTGTTTTTGATAACTTGCCGAGTTCCATCATGCATGTGAACACGGTGTTTTTAAGTATTTTAATAGAAGCTGTTCCTTTTATTTTACTAGGAGTTTTCGTTTCTGCACTAATACAGACCTTTGTAACAGAACAGCATATCCAGCGAATAATTCCAAAGAATCCGTTCTTAGGAATCGGTGTTGTTCTATTTATGGGAGTGATTTTCCCAGTCTGCGAGTGTGCGATCATACCTGTCGTAAGACGCTTGATCAAAAAAGGACTTCCACTGCATCTTGGAACGGTTTTTCTATTAACCGTTCCTATCGTGAACCCAGTCGTAATTCTATCCACTTTTTATGCGTTTCGTAACAATATGGCAGTCGTATATGGCAGAATTGGACTGGCACTTCTTGTCGCAATCATCATCGGATTGATCGTATATTGGGTTTTTCGCAATAAAGATCAACTCAGATTACACGTAGAGCATGGCGCTCACGATCATTCACATGGTATTACGATGAGCCGTTGGAAACAAACGGTGTATCATGCATCTGATGAGTTCTTTGATACTGGGAAGTTCCTTATTTTTGGTGCGTTTTTAGCAAGTATGTTCCAAGTGTTCATCAATCGTAATGACCTTTTGGCGCTAGGAGGCAATGAGTGGTCATCAACAGGTCTGATGATGGGACTTGCTTTCTTGTTATCTATTTGTTCAGAGGCAGATGCCTTTATCGCGGCTTCATTCGGAAGTACGTTTACGGTAGGATCGATCATTGCGTTCTTGGTTTATGGACCGATGCTTGATGTGAAGAACATGCTTATGATGTTTGCTTATTTTAAAACACGTTTTGTATTTGTATTAATGGGATTAATAACGCTAACCGTTTTTGCTGTAACGATGGTGTATCAATTTGTGGTATAG
- a CDS encoding DUF420 domain-containing protein → MAETKQRNYTPLIIGLSIAINVLVAVLFFLPEYEGEIAFDVTLLPRLNAIFNSFTFVFLLAALYFVKQKNITLHKRFILAAFTSTTFFLLSYVTYHYLTESTSYGGEGPLKYVYFFILITHILLAIVIVPLALITVTRGFNMQVEKHRKIARWTMPLWLYVSLTGVIVYLMIAPYYS, encoded by the coding sequence ATGGCTGAAACGAAACAGCGTAACTATACACCGCTAATTATCGGACTATCTATTGCGATCAACGTACTTGTGGCCGTGTTGTTCTTCCTGCCAGAGTATGAGGGAGAAATTGCTTTTGATGTAACGTTGCTGCCGCGTTTGAATGCGATCTTTAACAGCTTTACTTTCGTATTTTTGCTCGCTGCTCTTTATTTTGTTAAACAAAAGAACATCACGCTGCATAAGCGCTTTATCTTGGCGGCATTCACGAGTACAACATTCTTTTTGCTGTCGTATGTAACGTATCACTATTTAACAGAATCTACGTCTTATGGTGGTGAAGGTCCCCTTAAGTACGTTTATTTCTTTATCTTGATCACACACATTTTGCTTGCGATCGTTATCGTACCTCTAGCGTTAATCACCGTTACGAGAGGCTTCAACATGCAAGTGGAGAAACACCGTAAGATTGCACGTTGGACGATGCCCCTATGGCTTTATGTGAGTTTGACAGGTGTTATTGTTTATTTGATGATCGCGCCGTATTATTCATAA
- a CDS encoding M3 family oligoendopeptidase encodes MKFSEFTYERPDVASLKTEFEEAVKVFKDASSADEQNEAMKKVVALRNSFESKARLAKIRHTINTEDVYYKEEQAFMDENLPVYQGMVTAFHEALVQSPYKDELERKWGGQLFRLAELKVKTYSEDVLEDLKQENKLSSEYVKVMASAKIEFDGKELNLAQLSPYVQSADRETRKAASKAANAFLSSNQEKFDSIYDELVHLRTGIAKKLGYNNFTELAYDRMGRTDYNAADVKVFREQVKEIIVPLCTTLKKRQQKRIGINEFKFYDEPFSFTTGNPKPQGDAEWIVNQSKQVFSGLSQETGAFFNYMAEDELMDLESKSGKAPGGYCTYLQDYTAPFIFTNFNGSDNDVRVLLHEIGHAFQMYTSRGYEVPEYQFPTLEACEIHSMSMEFLTYPWMEKLFGKDTEKYLYSHLTGAVEFIPYGVAVDEFQHFVYDNPDATPTERRSKWRELEKTYLPHRDYDGLEYLENGGFWHRQGHIFRSPFYYIDYTLAQICALQFWKRAGENSERAWEDYFALCQKGGSLPFTKLVEEAGLISPFEKGCVASVVGEVEKFIATVDEEQFVKA; translated from the coding sequence ATGAAGTTTAGTGAATTTACATATGAACGTCCCGATGTTGCAAGTTTGAAAACAGAGTTTGAAGAAGCGGTAAAGGTTTTTAAAGACGCGAGTTCAGCTGATGAGCAGAATGAAGCGATGAAAAAGGTCGTAGCGCTTCGTAACAGTTTCGAATCAAAAGCAAGGCTAGCCAAAATCCGCCACACGATTAATACAGAAGATGTTTATTATAAGGAAGAGCAAGCGTTTATGGATGAAAATCTGCCCGTTTATCAAGGAATGGTTACGGCTTTTCATGAAGCGCTTGTCCAATCTCCTTATAAAGATGAGTTAGAGCGTAAATGGGGCGGTCAGCTGTTCCGCTTGGCTGAATTAAAAGTGAAGACGTATTCTGAAGATGTATTAGAGGACCTCAAGCAAGAGAATAAGTTGAGCTCGGAATATGTAAAAGTGATGGCTTCAGCTAAGATCGAGTTTGACGGAAAAGAGCTGAACCTTGCGCAACTCTCTCCATACGTTCAATCTGCAGATCGCGAAACACGAAAAGCGGCGAGTAAGGCCGCGAACGCTTTTTTGAGTTCCAACCAAGAAAAGTTCGATTCCATCTATGATGAACTCGTTCATCTACGAACAGGAATCGCTAAAAAGTTAGGGTACAATAATTTTACGGAACTTGCGTATGACCGTATGGGAAGAACGGATTATAACGCCGCTGATGTCAAAGTGTTTCGTGAGCAAGTTAAAGAGATCATCGTTCCGCTTTGTACAACGTTAAAGAAACGTCAGCAAAAGCGCATCGGGATCAATGAGTTTAAGTTTTACGATGAGCCGTTCAGCTTTACAACAGGCAATCCTAAGCCTCAAGGAGATGCAGAGTGGATTGTGAATCAGTCGAAGCAGGTCTTTAGTGGGCTATCACAAGAAACTGGAGCGTTCTTCAACTATATGGCAGAAGATGAGCTCATGGATCTTGAAAGTAAAAGCGGAAAAGCGCCTGGCGGATATTGTACGTATCTACAGGACTACACGGCACCGTTCATTTTTACAAATTTCAACGGGTCCGATAACGACGTTCGCGTATTGCTGCATGAGATCGGTCATGCATTCCAGATGTATACGAGCAGAGGGTATGAAGTTCCCGAATACCAGTTCCCAACCCTTGAAGCCTGTGAAATCCATTCAATGAGTATGGAGTTCTTAACGTACCCTTGGATGGAAAAGCTGTTTGGTAAGGACACAGAAAAATATTTATACTCTCACTTAACAGGTGCGGTAGAGTTCATCCCGTACGGTGTTGCGGTTGATGAGTTTCAGCACTTTGTATACGACAATCCGGATGCGACGCCAACTGAACGTCGTTCAAAATGGAGAGAGCTTGAGAAAACCTATTTACCACATCGTGATTATGATGGGCTAGAGTACTTAGAAAACGGTGGCTTTTGGCATAGACAAGGCCACATTTTCCGCTCGCCTTTCTATTATATTGATTACACGCTCGCTCAGATCTGTGCACTTCAGTTTTGGAAGCGTGCTGGCGAGAATTCTGAGCGTGCATGGGAAGATTATTTCGCCCTTTGTCAAAAGGGAGGAAGTCTACCTTTTACAAAGCTGGTTGAGGAAGCAGGCTTGATCTCTCCTTTTGAAAAAGGTTGTGTAGCGTCGGTTGTCGGCGAAGTAGAGAAGTTCATTGCTACAGTGGATGAGGAGCAATTTGTGAAAGCTTAA
- a CDS encoding NAD(P)-dependent oxidoreductase: MQSVGFIGTGVMGKSMAGHLMNAGYPVHVYTRTKAKAEDLLEKGAKWADTPKEIAQNCDVIITMVGYPKDVEEVYLGAEGLVAHAKEGSYLIDMTTSSPQLAQKIERTAAERKIATLDAPVSGGDIGARDAKLSIMVGGSESAFHDMEPIFSKMGTNVVYQGKAGSGQHTKMCNQIAIASGMMGVCEAILYAEKAGLDPENVLKSIESGAAGSWNLSNLGPRILKGDFAPGFYVKHFIKDMNIALKSAEEMGLLTPGLQLAKKLYDELAEMGEEDSGTHALYKRLANQG, encoded by the coding sequence TTGCAAAGTGTTGGATTTATCGGAACAGGTGTAATGGGAAAAAGCATGGCCGGTCACTTGATGAATGCAGGTTATCCAGTCCATGTTTATACAAGAACGAAAGCAAAAGCAGAAGATCTTCTTGAAAAAGGAGCTAAATGGGCAGACACACCAAAAGAAATCGCTCAAAACTGTGATGTGATCATCACGATGGTCGGATATCCGAAAGATGTAGAAGAAGTCTACCTAGGTGCAGAAGGGTTAGTTGCACACGCAAAGGAAGGTTCTTACTTAATCGATATGACAACTTCTAGTCCACAGCTGGCACAAAAAATTGAACGAACGGCAGCTGAACGGAAGATTGCTACGCTTGATGCACCTGTTTCTGGCGGTGATATCGGTGCCAGAGATGCCAAACTATCCATCATGGTAGGTGGTTCGGAATCTGCATTTCACGATATGGAGCCGATTTTCTCTAAAATGGGTACGAACGTTGTCTATCAAGGAAAAGCCGGATCTGGTCAGCATACAAAAATGTGTAATCAGATTGCGATCGCCTCAGGTATGATGGGCGTTTGCGAAGCGATTCTTTACGCGGAAAAAGCAGGATTAGACCCAGAGAACGTGCTGAAAAGTATCGAATCGGGTGCGGCAGGAAGCTGGAATCTTAGCAACCTTGGGCCAAGAATTCTAAAAGGAGATTTTGCTCCTGGCTTTTACGTAAAACATTTTATAAAAGATATGAACATCGCATTGAAATCAGCGGAAGAGATGGGCTTATTGACGCCAGGATTGCAACTCGCAAAGAAACTATACGATGAGCTTGCTGAGATGGGTGAAGAAGATAGCGGTACACATGCATTATATAAACGTTTAGCGAACCAAGGATAA
- a CDS encoding MFS transporter translates to MAKEEGYGTIQENRIIPLWSLTVWLVVMNTTMFNVALPSVISEFDLSPTAGSWIVSGYSIVFALSTITFSRLSDFIPIGRLLFTGVIILGIASIIGYFSNSFEFVLISRMVQAMGAGAVPGLGMVLATRYIPISRRGRAMSLISSAASLGFGLGPVIGGGITQLLGWNFLFIVTGLVLLLLPVFKVYLPVEQKREGSFDFVGALLTGGGVTSLLLYLSSFSWYLMGLSVLFFGTLVFYSKKKEDPFIRVSLFKNTLYVSLLIIGLIAFMTHFALLFVMPVMLSNLFGKEPATIGFVIFPGAMLSALAAIYVGRWIDRFGNLPVMRTGLIALLVSVVLFSLFATKAFYLTAIFYMFTSIGFSSLTSSLANENSRILSEDEVGSGMGMLQLVQFFGGALGVAVAGLLIEGQQGIALEAIYRNVFIVYTILVVISIVIYRVKIKRNVSLELE, encoded by the coding sequence ATGGCTAAAGAGGAAGGTTATGGAACGATTCAGGAGAACCGGATCATTCCATTATGGAGTCTAACTGTATGGCTTGTAGTCATGAACACGACGATGTTTAACGTGGCATTACCGAGTGTTATCTCGGAATTTGATCTGAGTCCGACTGCAGGATCATGGATTGTTTCAGGCTATTCGATCGTGTTTGCCTTATCGACTATCACATTCAGTAGATTGTCAGACTTTATACCGATTGGAAGATTGTTATTTACAGGTGTCATCATATTAGGAATCGCCTCCATCATCGGGTATTTTTCAAATAGTTTTGAGTTTGTATTGATCAGTCGTATGGTTCAGGCAATGGGAGCAGGTGCGGTGCCAGGGCTAGGCATGGTGCTTGCCACAAGATATATTCCGATTTCAAGAAGAGGGCGTGCCATGTCGTTGATCTCATCAGCAGCGTCTCTTGGTTTCGGGTTAGGGCCCGTAATCGGAGGCGGTATCACACAATTGTTAGGGTGGAATTTTCTTTTTATCGTAACAGGCCTTGTGCTGCTGTTGCTGCCAGTATTTAAGGTCTATCTGCCTGTTGAACAAAAACGGGAAGGATCGTTCGACTTTGTAGGTGCACTGTTAACAGGTGGGGGAGTAACTTCATTATTACTCTACCTATCTTCATTTTCATGGTACTTGATGGGCTTGAGTGTACTCTTCTTTGGCACACTCGTATTTTATTCAAAGAAAAAGGAAGATCCGTTTATCCGTGTGAGTTTATTTAAGAACACGCTTTACGTATCGCTCTTAATCATTGGACTGATCGCGTTCATGACCCATTTTGCGCTGTTGTTCGTGATGCCGGTCATGTTGTCGAACTTATTTGGAAAAGAACCAGCTACGATCGGGTTTGTTATTTTTCCAGGTGCCATGCTTTCGGCGTTAGCCGCAATTTATGTGGGACGCTGGATTGATCGATTTGGAAATCTGCCTGTTATGCGAACGGGACTTATAGCACTGTTGGTATCCGTCGTGCTGTTTTCTCTTTTTGCAACGAAGGCATTCTATCTGACAGCGATTTTTTACATGTTTACGAGTATCGGGTTTTCTAGCTTAACGTCAAGCTTAGCTAATGAAAACTCTAGAATATTAAGCGAGGATGAAGTGGGTTCTGGAATGGGTATGCTTCAGCTTGTGCAGTTTTTTGGTGGTGCGCTTGGTGTAGCTGTTGCTGGACTGTTAATTGAGGGACAGCAAGGGATTGCGTTAGAAGCTATTTATCGTAACGTGTTTATCGTGTATACGATTCTGGTCGTCATCTCAATCGTTATTTATCGAGTGAAAATAAAAAGAAATGTGAGCCTGGAACTTGAATAA
- a CDS encoding S8 family peptidase has product MKSFLRKTSSFTLACTFVFSAFSGVSAAPSSTDSQPELATLYGKYNLNSSHVTKVMVELKEPSVLEAKKKGQKQTKANLKSKREAVVKEISTRSKTYKVKNEYDHVFSGFSLEIAANEIPNLLSTPGVKAVYPDVEYHTTGDDMGDQSFDDVSPQMMNSAPFIGANQAWESGYTGEGVTVAVIDTGVDYTHPDLDQAFGDYKGYDFVDNDNDPQETPKGDPRGAETTHGTHVAGTVAADGGIKGVAPDATLLAYRVLGPGGSGSTENVIAGVEKAVEDGADVMNLSLGNSLNNPDWATSIALDQAMSDGVVAVTSNGNSGPNNWTVGSPGTSREAISVGATQLPYNVYAATLKAGNASFSSAKVMGFPSEESVLALNGKTLPIVDVGLAGTADFAGKDVAGKLVLAQRGTYAFVDKATNAKNAGAIGMVIYNNVAGEIVDVPGMAVPTIKLTNAEGVQLKSLLSSNPNTTVTLGTKFDKQVGELMADFSSRGPVMDTWMIKPDVSAPGVNIVSTVPTHDPANPHGYGAKQGTSMASPHVAGAAALLLEAHPDWGVDDIKAALMNTAEDLFDATGKLYPHNTQGAGSIRVVEAIETETLVSPGSHSFGVFSKKKGKEVRGEHFTIKNLSNKSKDYSFDVDLEGVKVTTSKNLKIKGNSSKDVKFNVQVDASKLAAGYHEGTITINDGSKEVVVPTILFVQEPDFPSITSISATALGNNAFTFSAYFPAEADKVDLFLYDSNLTKEIGLIGSYEDVPKQYNDFQWDGKISGQAVAPGKYRVVAFAERGDKLDSRYTDVITLQ; this is encoded by the coding sequence ATGAAAAGCTTTTTACGCAAGACATCTAGCTTCACATTAGCATGTACGTTTGTTTTTTCTGCTTTTTCTGGTGTATCTGCTGCTCCATCTTCAACCGATTCACAACCAGAACTAGCAACACTTTACGGGAAGTACAATTTAAACTCTTCTCATGTTACAAAAGTAATGGTTGAATTAAAAGAACCTTCTGTACTAGAAGCAAAAAAGAAGGGCCAGAAACAAACGAAAGCAAACTTGAAATCCAAACGTGAAGCAGTGGTGAAAGAAATCTCCACACGCTCCAAAACATATAAAGTAAAAAATGAGTATGATCATGTTTTCTCAGGGTTTTCACTAGAGATTGCAGCAAACGAAATACCAAACCTTTTATCAACGCCCGGTGTAAAAGCCGTTTATCCTGATGTTGAATACCACACAACAGGTGATGACATGGGTGACCAATCATTCGATGATGTTTCTCCTCAGATGATGAATTCAGCGCCTTTTATCGGTGCCAACCAAGCTTGGGAATCCGGCTATACGGGAGAAGGTGTGACGGTTGCCGTTATTGATACGGGAGTGGACTATACACACCCGGATTTGGATCAAGCATTCGGTGACTATAAAGGATATGACTTTGTTGATAATGATAATGATCCACAAGAAACACCTAAAGGCGATCCAAGAGGAGCTGAAACTACTCACGGCACGCACGTAGCGGGTACTGTTGCGGCAGATGGCGGCATTAAAGGTGTAGCACCTGATGCCACTTTATTAGCGTACCGCGTATTAGGACCTGGAGGCAGCGGCTCCACTGAGAACGTAATTGCCGGGGTTGAAAAAGCGGTAGAAGACGGCGCAGACGTTATGAACTTATCTCTTGGAAACTCGTTAAACAACCCTGACTGGGCAACGAGTATAGCGCTTGATCAAGCGATGTCTGACGGCGTTGTAGCGGTAACGTCTAACGGAAACAGCGGACCAAACAACTGGACGGTCGGCTCACCGGGTACATCTAGAGAAGCGATTTCTGTTGGAGCTACACAGCTTCCATATAACGTTTATGCAGCTACATTAAAAGCAGGAAATGCTAGTTTTTCATCCGCAAAAGTAATGGGCTTTCCGTCTGAAGAATCCGTTTTAGCACTTAACGGAAAAACGTTGCCAATCGTCGATGTTGGCTTAGCCGGAACAGCTGACTTTGCAGGAAAAGATGTAGCAGGAAAGCTCGTTTTAGCACAACGCGGTACGTATGCGTTTGTAGATAAAGCAACGAATGCGAAGAACGCTGGCGCCATCGGAATGGTCATCTACAACAATGTTGCGGGCGAGATCGTTGATGTGCCTGGAATGGCAGTACCAACCATCAAGCTAACGAATGCTGAGGGCGTTCAACTTAAAAGCTTATTAAGTTCTAACCCAAACACAACGGTAACACTTGGCACCAAGTTTGATAAACAGGTCGGTGAATTGATGGCTGACTTCTCCTCCCGAGGTCCTGTAATGGATACGTGGATGATCAAACCAGATGTTTCTGCACCTGGTGTAAACATCGTAAGTACTGTACCGACTCATGACCCTGCAAATCCGCATGGCTACGGCGCGAAGCAAGGAACAAGTATGGCCTCTCCACACGTTGCAGGTGCTGCCGCTCTTTTATTAGAAGCACATCCGGACTGGGGTGTTGACGATATTAAAGCAGCTCTTATGAATACAGCGGAAGATCTTTTCGATGCTACTGGAAAGCTATATCCGCATAATACACAAGGAGCAGGAAGTATCCGTGTAGTCGAAGCGATTGAAACTGAGACACTTGTATCTCCTGGCAGCCATTCTTTTGGCGTTTTCTCCAAAAAGAAAGGCAAGGAAGTTAGAGGCGAGCACTTTACGATTAAGAATTTAAGCAACAAGTCAAAAGATTATTCTTTTGATGTAGATCTTGAAGGCGTAAAAGTAACGACAAGCAAGAATTTAAAGATCAAAGGTAACAGCTCAAAAGACGTTAAGTTTAACGTACAAGTGGACGCTTCTAAGTTGGCAGCTGGCTACCACGAAGGAACGATTACCATCAATGACGGAAGCAAAGAAGTAGTTGTGCCGACGATTCTCTTTGTACAAGAGCCTGACTTCCCTTCGATCACTAGCATCAGCGCTACAGCATTAGGAAATAATGCATTCACTTTTTCAGCTTACTTCCCAGCTGAAGCCGACAAAGTCGATCTGTTTCTATACGACAGCAACCTGACGAAAGAAATCGGTCTGATCGGCAGCTACGAAGATGTTCCAAAACAGTATAATGACTTCCAATGGGACGGAAAGATCTCTGGACAAGCTGTTGCACCAGGTAAATATCGCGTTGTCGCATTCGCTGAAAGAGGCGATAAACTCGACAGTCGATACACGGATGTTATCACCCTTCAATAA